Proteins encoded by one window of Misgurnus anguillicaudatus chromosome 4, ASM2758022v2, whole genome shotgun sequence:
- the LOC129420322 gene encoding alpha-tectorin, whose translation MRVLISLYVSMLLVGRSINTGSLFYPFGNGDAKNPHTDDGSSPLIQLLQPFKFFANTYDKIYVNNNGHLTFDEPWTSWSPYSFPAYSDKDIIAPFWTDIDNRRTGVISYQQYTSGDVLTQATQDINQYFPDLSFSASWVFVATWDRVAYYRFSGTETSFQAVLISNGHLSFVLMNYGIIAPPLHCVQAGYDTFDSSHHFSITDSIQNEVTNLTYSSNVNVTGRWAFRTDYGPPSCQFNGLQVQMGDSFWSDATCQERCTCTSRGLQCSLEPCTYSQACRAATFQYSCQYIPRQTCTIIGDPHYYTFDNQIFHFQGTCTYVLSEACGNNLQYYRIEGKNDHRGSTRVSWTRMVRVFVYDQEIELIKDHYYEAKVNGTLRATPFTLNNGSIQVYQSGFTLVISTDFGLVVTYDAYSWVDISVPYEYQNATCGLCGNFNLHPEDDFRSPSGEILSSDVDFANSWKVDRDPDPECHNVRCAGLACANCNTDDMNVYSDANHCGILGDVFGPFAACHSVLAPQTYVENCVYDLCLGGGYQPILCQALNVYAAQCQQHGLQLGQWRQQGFCEIQCPEHSHFESQGTSCPATCSDPSAPINCPLPNQESCVCDDGYILSAGTCVPEAACGCTFEGFYYAEGQSVLLDEDCGRECVCSSMTMICSQHQCGPAEVCEVHNGVRGCRPTSYATCSVEGLGSYHTFDGQTFRYPGACGLTLARVMGPTQLPYFAVTVEKVPRVPQDFARFLKFEADGTHVSIDLGEGSNVQEDGQILGLPISVGSSQIRIYHSSVRGFVLETNFGVTIRADWPNIVRITAPSTYSGTLGGLCGNFNGNINDEFYSRDGVLLNDTQTFADSWRDGSLSTHCEDTTEIWEPGQYQINSQFSEHCSIMTMPDGPFAECSRTLDPAQRIQDCIQMLEQTSGAREALCESLQGYTLLCQQNGITVGEWRNLTYCDPKCPLNTHYELCGTSCPASCPSLSFPFQCTMQCQEGCQCNDGLVLNGDQCVPPTGCGCHYAGCYRQSGEQFWQGEECQSLCVCNGITGNVQCTPSSCSEQEVCRVVDGEYGCHPNPHASCSASGDPHYKSFDGTYFDFQGTCRYVLATVCNDTRSLPHFQVDARNEAWQGLPVSLTVEVFVNVSEHLVHMSQDMNGYSSVQVDGEIRNLPILLDSGRVSVYSTGSQIVVSTDFGFSVTYGFWAVNVIVPADYRGVTCGLCGNYNGHTEDDFMTPSGSLAPSAGQFGAEWKVEDEVQCSDGPVNGPLCQDQTIAQSLCEIIRDNQGPFSFCHAVVDPQAYFNDCLFDVCLSGNSNDVLCHSLESYMRACQSANAVVFPWRESASCVMPCQLENSHYELCGTDCGHMCASSVDGSCEHTCSEGCFCNDGFVRSSGLCVPVEQCGCLNDGFYYHIGEQFLSSECSQRCECFGPNDLRCSASSCPPTMECTVRNGHRGCYDIQNITHTTVVPKTTSIRETTETDGWSFTYTTVVPETTSIRETTETDGWSFTDTTIEPETTSRSETTYTDGWRFTDTTVVPDTTSIRETTNTDGWSFTDTTVVPDTTSIRETTEPDGWNFTDTTVVPETTSIGETTDNITVPFYPFGSGDTDNERSDDGSSAVIYLLQPFIFFGHTYNQIYVNNNGHLTFDGSWYSYSPYSFPGHGGKDIIAPFWTDIDNRGNGVISYQQYTSGDVLTQATQDINQYFPDLSFSASWVFVATWDRVAYYSYSGTETSFQVVLISNGHLSFVLMNYGRIASSQRYVQAGYENMDSSYYFSVTGSLQTDFTGLTYSTNVNVTGRWAFRTDYGPRGCQFNGLSVQLGDSFWSDATCQERCTCTRSGLQCSMEPCTYSQACRAAAFQYSCQYIPRQTCTIIGDPHYYTFDNQIFHFQGTCTYVLSEACGNDLQYYRIEGKNDHRGSTRVSWTRMVRVFVYDQEIELIKDNYYEAKVNGTLRATPFTLNNGSIQVYQSGFTLVISTDFGLVVTYDSYSWVDISVPYEYQNATCGLCGNFNLHPEDDFRSPSGEILSSDVDFANSWKVDRDPDPECHNVRCAGLACANCNTNDMSVYSDANHCGILGDVFGPFAACHSVFSPQTYIENCVYDLCLGGGYQPILCQALNVYAAQCQQQGVQLGHWRQQGFCEMNCPIEHSHFEAQGTSCPATCSDPSAPINCPLPGQESCICDDGYILSAGTCVPEAACGCTFEGFYYAEGQSVVLDEDCGRECVCSNRTMICNQHQCGPAEVCKVHNGVRGCRPTSYATCSVEGLGSYHTFDGQTFKYPGACGMILARVMGPTQLPYFAVTVEKVPRVPQDFARFLKFEAEGTLVSIEMGEESNVQIDGQMVSLPISVGSSQIRIYHSSVRGFVLETNFGVTIRADWPHIVRITAPNTYSGTLGGLCGNFNENINDEFYSPDGVLQNNTQIFADSWRDGSLSAHCEDTDDHWEKGYYQNMSQFSEHCSIMTIPDGPFAECSRTLDPSQRIQDCIQMLEQTSGAREALCEALRGYTLHCQQNGITVGEWRNLTSCESTCPLNTHYELCGTSCPASCPSLSFPFQCTLQCQEGCQCNDGLVLNGDQCVPPTGCGCHYAGRYRQPGEQFWHGEECQSLCVCNGITGNVQCTPSSCSEQEVCSVVEGEYGCHARSHASCSASGDPHYKSFDGTYFDFQGTCTYVLATVCNDTRGLPVFQVDARNEAWQGLTVSMTVEVFVNVSEHLVHMSQDMNGYSSVQVDGEIRNLPILLDSGRVSVYSTGSQIVVSTDFGFSVTYGFWAVNVIVPADYRGVTCGLCGNYNGHTEDDFMTPSGSLAPSADQFGAEWRVEDEVQCSDGPVDGPLCQDQTIAQSLCEIIKDNQGPFSFCHAVVDPQAYFNDCSFDVCLSGNSNDVLCHSLESYMRACQSANAVVFPWRESASCVMQCQLENSHYELCGTDCGHTCASSVDASCEHTCSEGCFCNDGFVRSAGLCVPVEQCGCLYDGFYYDMGEEFWNSECSQRCECFGPNDLRCSASSCPLTMECTVRNGHRGCYGEMSTCSVWGDPHYITFDGAVAHFQGTCSYEIAQTCGTVTDEDLEFRVVATNRHRGNMAVSFVSVVHVWVSHHGQKTQITIEQTKQVKVNGNYSDSASQAHNLVAVYEEQGFVVVNAFNKLLVHFDGHSTLLVRLSQSYHGSVCGMCGNYNGDPADDIASPNGDLAPNDNDFGNSWISDTSTPGCGASDRAANPNDCPFKKEYSDLCAIITNKTGPFQQCHLYVDPAPYYYSCVYDLCLYTPENGMLRSSVQGYEAACVILGIQIPEWRSSPCCNVGDCCSELNCTEDEWCGEKNGVYGCFCNEDHPRSDSFGTSQTCESSTGSISISRCQLFEAGFSAHDLHLNDPRCRGIIQNGRVEFSFDNNEHICGTNLVANGTHYIYENFILGTSDSAKGLITRERKLKLSFSCIYALSQTLSMNMEINPLESIVHRTLPAGEGRYQVRMIPYQDVGFSQPFNGNVNVELNQQIFVEVRVDGVDSRQFATVIDRCWATPVNDPDYSQGWDLITGECPNTNDVTVELLQNGVSTSSRFSFGMFTFTANTTKIYLHCGVHLCLLASSNCSAHCYPGCRQREGRSLDFHDSASISMGPLVLSEKISDTLVSIKGRKSGARGLCGSLIILLVSLLTACSIF comes from the exons ATGAGAGTTTTAATCTCATTGTATGTATCTATGCTACTTGTTG GCAGAAGCATCAACACTGGCAGCCTGTTTTATCCATTTGGAAATGGAGACGCAAAGAATCCACACACGGATGATGGAAGCTCACCATTGATTCAACTCCTGCAACCATTTAAGTTTTTTGCAAACACATACGACAAAATCTAT GTCAACAACAATGGACACTTGACTTTTGATGAACCATGGACCAGCTGGTCTCCGTACAGCTTCCCGGCTTACAGTGACAAAGATATCATCGCTCCATTCTGGACTGATATTGATAACCGTAGGACTGGTGTGATCTCATATCAGCAGTACACCTCGGGTGATGTCCTGACGCAAGCTACACAagacataaaccaatacttcCCTGATCTAAGCTTCTCTGCTTCATGGGTCTTTGTTGCAACTTGGGACAGAGTGGCATACTACCGATTTTCAGGAACT GAAACATCTTTCCAAGCTGTTTTGATTTCAAATGGTCATCTGTCATTTGTTTTAATGAACTACGGTATAATTGCTCCACCACTACACTGTGTACAG gCAGGTTATGACACCTTCGACTCAAGCCACCATTTCTCAATAACGGATTCAATTCAGAATGAAGTCACAAACTTAACATACAGCAGCAATGTCAATGTTACAGGCAGATGGGCCTTCAGAACAGATTATGGACCACCGAGTTGTCAGTTCAATG GTTTACAAGTGCAGATGGGAGATTCTTTCTGGAGTGATGCCACCTGTCAGGAGAGATGCACCTGTACCAGCAGAGGCCTCCAGTGCAGCCTGGAACCCTGCACTTATTCCCAAGCATGTCGTGCAGCAACTTTCCAATACTCTTGTCAGTACATTCCAAGACAAACCTGCACCATCATAGGAGATCCTCACTACTACACCTTTGACAATCAGATTTTTCACTTTCAAGGAACTTGCACTTATGTTCTTTCTGAG GCTTGTGGAAATAATTTGCAATATTATCGTATTGAGGGCAAAAATGATCATCGAGGTAGTACACGTGTGTCATGGACACGGATGGTCAGAGTGTTTGTGTATGATCAAGAAATTGAACTCATTAAAGATCACTATTATGAGGCAAAG GTTAATGGGACCTTAAGAGCAACGCCATTCACACTGAACAATGGCTCCATCCAGGTCTATCAGTCAGGTTTCACCTTGGTCATCAGCACAGACTTTGGTTTAGTTGTTACATATGATGCATACAGCTGGGTCGACATATCAGTGCCTTACGAATATCAGAATGCAACATGTGGTCTGTGTGGAAACTTTAACCTGCATCCTGAAGATGATTTCCGTTCTCCTTCCGGAGAGATACTGAGCTCAGATGTGGACTTTGCCAACTCTTGGAAAGTAGACAGAGACCCAGACCCTGAATGTCATAATGTCAGGTGTGCAGGTCTGGCTTGTGCTAATTGCAATACAGATGACATGAATGTCTACAGTGATGCAAACCACTGCGGGATCCTAGGAGATGTTTTTGGTCCTTTTGCTGCCTGCCACTCTGTGCTTGCACCGCAGACGTATGTAGAGAACTGTGTCTACGATCTTTGCTTGGGAGGAGGGTACCAACCCATTCTGTGTCAGGCTCTCAATGTGTATGCTGCTCAATGCCAACAACATGGGTTACAACTAGGCCAGTGGAGACAACAGGGATTTTGTG AGATTCAATGCCCTGAGCACAGTCATTTTGAGTCCCAAGGAACAAGCTGCCCTGCCACCTGCAGTGATCCCTCTGCTCCAATTAACTGTCCATTGCCCAACCAGGAGAGCTGTGTTTGTGATGATGGGTACATTCTCAGTGCTGGAACATGTGTACCCGAAGCAGCCTGTGGATGCACATTTGAGGGATTCTATTATGCTGAGGGACAGTCAGTACTGTTGGATGAGGACTGTGGCAGGGAATGTGTTTGCAGCAGCATGACAATGATCTGCTCTCAGCATCAGTGTGGTCCAGCAGAGGTGTGTGAAGTTCATAATGGTGTGAGAGGCTGCAGACCCACCAGCTATGCTACTTGTTCAGTTGAAGGCCTAGGTTCATATCACACCTTTGATGGACAAACCTTCAGATATCCTGGAGCTTGTGGACTGACTCTTGCAAGGGTGATGGGGCCAACACAACTACCATATTTTGCTGTGACAGTGGAAAAAGTCCCTAGAGTTCCTCAAGATTTTGCTAGGTTTCTGAAGTTTGAGGCAGATGGAACTCATGTCTCCATAGATTTGGGTGAAGGCAGCAATGTGCAG GAGGATGGACAGATCCTTGGTTTGCCCATCAGTGTTGGTTCCAGTCAGATACGCATCTATCACAGCAGTGTAAGAGGTTTTGTTCTTGAAACAAACTTTGGGGTGACCATTAGAGCTGACTGGCCAAACATTGTCAGAATCACAGCACCAAGCACTTACAGTGGTACACTCGGAGGTCTATGTGGGAACTTCAATGGAAACATTAACGATGAGTTTTACAGCCGAGATGGTGTTTTACTGAATGACACCCAGACATTTGCAGACAGCTGGCGTGATGGGTCCCTATCAACCCACTGTGAGGACACAACTGAAATTTGGGAACCAGGACAATATCAGATCAACAGTCAGTTCAGTGAGCACTGCAGTATTATGACCATGCCTGATGGACCATTTGCTGAGTGCAGCAGAACACTAGACCCTGCACAACGCATACAAGATTGCATTCAGATGTTGGAGCAGACAAGTGGTGCCAGGGAGGCTCTCTGTGAGTCCCTGCAGGGATACACACTGCTCTGCCAACAGAATGGCATCACAGTTGGAGAGTGGAGAAACCTTACCTACTGTG ATCCCAAATGTCCACTGAATACCCATTATGAATTGTGTGGCACATCCTGTCCGGCATCCTGCCCTAGTCTTTCATTTCCCTTCCAGTGCACCATGCAGTGCCAGGAGGGATGCCAGTGTAATGATGGACTTGTTCTGAATGGAGATCAGTGTGTGCCTCCAACAGGTTGTGGTTGCCACTATGCTGGGTGTTATCGGCAGTCTGGAGAGCAGTTCTGGCAGGGTGAGGAGTGTCAGTCTCTGTGCGTTTGTAATGGGATTACTGGAAATGTCCAATGCACACCATCATCTTGCAGTGAACAAGAAGTCTGCCGTGTGGTGGATGGAGAGTACGGCTGTCATCCCAATCCACATGCTAGCTGTTCTGCTTCAGGAGACCCCCATTATAAGTCTTTTGATGGAACCTACTTTGATTTTCAGGGCACATGCAGATATGTGCTGGCCACAGTATGTAATGACACTCGCAGTCTTCCACACTTCCAGGTGGATGCAAGAAATGAGGCTTGGCAGGGACTCCCAGTTTCATTGACCGTTGAGGTTTTTGTCAATGTTTCTGAGCATCTTGTACACATGTCACAGGACATGAATGGTTATTCTTCTGTTCAG GTTGATGGAGAGATCCGGAACCTTCCCATCCTACTTGACTCTGGCCGGGTATCTGTCTACTCCACTGGATCACAAATAGTTGTTTCAACCGACTTTGGTTTCAGTGTGACTTACGGCTTCTGGGCAGTAAACGTCATTGTACCTGCAGACTACAGAGGAGTTACCTGTGGACTCTGTGGTAACTATAATGGTCATACAGAAGATGACTTCATGACTCCTTCAGGTTCTTTGGCACCATCAGCAGGTCAGTTTGGGGCAGAATGGAAGGTTGAGGATGAAGTGCAATGCAGTGATGGACCTGTAAATGGTCCATTGTGCCAAGATCAAACTATTGCTCAAAGTCTGTGTGAGATCATCAGGGACAATCAGGGCCCATTTAGCTTCTGCCATGCTGTTGTAGATCCACAAGCATACTTTAATGACTGTTTATTTGACGTGTGCCTCTCTGGAAACAGTAATGATGTCTTGTGCCACTCTTTGGAATCCTATATGAGGGCTTGTCAATCTGCCAATGCTGTGGTCTTCCCCTGGAGAGAAAGTGCATCCTGTG TCATGCCGTGTCAGTTAGAGAACAGTCACTATGAGTTGTGTGGCACAGACTGTGGTCATATGTGTGCCAGCAGCGTTGATGGTAGTTGTGAACACACATGCTCAGAGGGTTGTTTCTGTAATGATGGATTTGTGAGGAGCTCAGGACTCTGTGTACCTGTAGAGCAATGtggctgcttgaatgatggatTCTACTATCAT aTTGGTGAACAGTTCTTAAGTTCAGAATGTTCTCAACGCTGTGAGTGTTTTGGACCAAATGATCTGCGTTGTTCTGCATCCTCTTGCCCACCGACTATGGAGTGTACAGTCAGAAATGGACATCGTGGTTGTTATG atattcaAAACATTACTCATACTACTGTTGTGCCAAAGACAACTTCAATAAGAGAAACCACTGAGACTG ATGGTTGGAGCTTTACTTATACGACTGTTGTACCAGAGACGACTTCAATAAGAGAAACCACTGAAACTG ATGGTTGGAGTTTTACTGATACAACTATTGAACCAGAGACGACTTCAAGAAGTGAAACCACTTACACTG ATGGTTGGAGATTTACTGATACGACTGTTGTACCAGACACGACTTCAATAAGAGAAACCACTAACACTG ATGGTTGGAGCTTTACTGATACGACTGTTGTACCAGACACGACTTCAATAAGAGAAACCACTGAACCTG atGGTTGGAACTTTACTGATACGACTGTTGTTCCAGAGACGACTTCAATAGGAGAAACCACTGACAATATAACTG TCCCATTTTATCCATTTGGATCTGGAGACACAGATAATGAACGCTCTGATGATGGAAGTTCTGCAGTCATCTACCTTCTGCAACCGTTTATATTTTTTGGACACACATACAACCAAATTTAT GTCAACAACAATGGACACTTGACTTTTGATGGATCATGGTACAGCTACTCTCCATACAGCTTCCCAGGTCATGGTGGCAAAGATATCATCGCTCCATTCTGGACTGATATTGATAATCGTGGGAATGGTGTGATCTCATATCAGCAGTACACCTCTGGTGATGTCCTGACGCAAGCTACACAagacataaaccaatacttcCCTGATCTGAGCTTCTCTGCTTCATGGGTCTTTGTTGCAACTTGGGACAGAGTGGCATATTATTCATATTCAGGAACT GAAACATCATTCCAAGTGGTTTTGATTTCAAATGGCCATCTCTCATTTGTTTTAATGAACTATGGTAGAATTGCTTCATCACAGCGATATGTACAG GCCGGTTATGAAAACATGGACTCCAGCTATTATTTCTCAGTTACTGGATCACTTCAGACTGACTTTACAGGCTTAACATACAGCACCAATGTCAATGTTACAGGCAGATGGGCCTTCAGAACAGATTATGGACCACGTGGCTGTCAGTTCAATG GTTTATCAGTGCAATTGGGAGATTCTTTCTGGAGTGATGCCACCTGTCAGGAGAGATGCACCTGTACCAGAAGTGGCCTCCAGTGCAGCATGGAACCCTGCACTTATTCCCAAGCATGTCGTGCAGCAGCTTTCCAATACTCTTGTCAGTACATTCCAAGACAAACCTGTACCATCATAGGAGATCCTCACTACTACACCTTTGACAATCAGATTTTTCACTTTCAAGGAACTTGCACCTACGTTCTCTCTGAG GCTTGTGGAAATGATTTGCAATATTATCGCATTGAGGGCAAAAATGATCATCGAGGTAGTACACGTGTGTCATGGACTCGGATGGTCAGAGTGTTTGTGTATGATCAAGAAATTGAACTGATTAAAGATAACTATTATGAGGCAAAG GTTAATGGGACCTTAAGAGCAACGCCATTCACACTGAACAATGGCTCCATCCAGGTCTATCAGTCAGGTTTCACCTTGGTCATCAGCACAGACTTTGGTTTGGTTGTTACATATGATTCATACAGCTGGGTCGACATATCAGTGCCTTACGAATATCAGAATGCAACATGTGGTCTGTGTGGAAACTTTAACCTGCATCCTGAAGATGATTTCCGTTCTCCTTCTGGAGAGATACTGAGCTCAGATGTGGACTTTGCCAACTCTTGGAAAGTAGACAGAGACCCAGACCCTGAATGTCATAATGTCAGGTGTGCAGGTCTGGCTTGTGCTAATTGTAATACAAATGACATGAGTGTTTACAGTGATGCAAACCACTGCGGGATCCTAGGAGATGTTTTTGGTCCTTTTGCTGCCTGCCACTCTGTGTTTTCACCACAGACATACATAGAAAACTGTGTCTACGATCTTTGCCTAGGAGGAGGATACCAACCGATTCTGTGTCAGGCTCTCAATGTGTATGCTGCTCAATGCCAACAACAGGGGGTACAACTAGGCCACTGGAGACAACAGGGATTTTGTG AGATGAATTGCCCTATTGAGCACAGCCATTTTGAGGCACAAGGAACAAGCTGCCCTGCCACCTGCAGTGATCCCTCTGCTCCGATTAACTGCCCCTTGCCGGGCCAGGAGAGCTGTATTTGTGATGATGGGTACATTCTCAGTGCTGGTACATGTGTACCTGAAGCAGCCTGTGGATGCACCTTTGAGGGATTCTATTACGCTGAGGGACAGTCAGTAGTGTTGGATGAGGACTGTGGCAGGGAATGTGTTTGCagcaacaggacaatgatctgCAATCAGCACCAGTGTGGTCCAGCAGAGGTGTGCAAAGTTCATAACGGTGTTAGAGGCTGCAGACCCACCAGCTATGCTACTTGTTCAGTTGAAGGCCTAGGTTCATATCATACCTTTGATGGACAAACCTTCAAATATCCTGGAGCTTGTGGAATGATCCTTGCAAGAGTGATGGGGCCAACACAACTACCATATTTTGCTGTGACAGTGGAGAAAGTGCCTAGAGTTCCTCAAGATTTTGCTAGGTTCCTTAAGTTTGAGGCAGAAGGAACTCTGGTCTCCATAGAAATGGGAGAGGAAAGCAATGTTCAG ATAGACGGACAGATGGTTAGTCTGCCCATCAGTGTTGGTTCCAGTCAGATACGCATCTATCACAGCAGTGTGAGAGGATTTGTTCTTGAAACAAACTTTGGGGTGACCATTAGAGCTGACTGGCCACACATTGTCCGAATCACAGCACCAAACACTTACAGTGGTACACTTGGAGGTCTATGTGGAAACTTCAATGAAAACATTAACGATGAGTTTTACAGCCCAGATGGTGTCCTACAGAACAACACCCAGATATTTGCAGACAGTTGGCGTGATGGGTCCCTTTCAGCCCACTGTGAGGACACAGATGACCACTGGGAAAAAGGATACTATCAGAACATGAGTCAGTTCAGTGAGCACTGCAGCATCATGACCATACCTGATGGACCATTTGCTGAGTGCAGCAGAACACTAGACCCTTCACAGCGCATACAAGATTGTATTCAAATGTTGGAGCAGACAAGCGGTGCCAGGGAGGCTCTATGTGAGGCCCTGCGGGGATACACACTGCACTGCCAACAGAATGGCATCACAGTTGGAGAGTGGAGAAACCTTACCTCTTGTG AATCCACATGTCCACTAAATACCCATTATGAATTGTGTGGCACATCCTGTCCTGCATCCTGCCCTAGTCTCTCATTTCCCTTCCAGTGCACTCTGCAGTGCCAGGAGGGATGCCAGTGTAATGATGGACTTGTTCTGAATGGAGATCAGTGTGTGCCTCCAACAGGTTGTGGTTGCCACTATGCTGGACGTTATCGGCAGCCTGGAGAGCAGTTCTGGCATGGTGAAGAGTGTCAGTCTCTGTGCGTTTGTAATGGAATTACTGGAAATGTCCAATGCACACCATCATCTTGCAGTGAACAAGAAGTCTGCAGTGTGGTGGAGGGAGAGTACGGCTGCCATGCTAGGTCACATGCTAGCTGTTCTGCTTCAGGAGACCCCCATTATAAGTCTTTTGATGGAACCTACTTTGATTTTCAAGGCACGTGCACATATGTGCTGGCCACAGTATGTAATGACACTCGTGGGCTTCCGGTCTTCCAGGTGGATGCAAGAAATGAGGCTTGGCAGGGACTCACAGTGTCAATGACCGTTGAGGTTTTTGTCAATGTTTCTGAGCATCTGGTACACATGTCACAGGACATGAATGGTTATTCTTCTGTTCAG GTTGATGGAGAGATCCGGAACCTTCCCATCCTACTTGACTCTGGCCGGGTATCTGTCTACTCCACTGGATCACAAATAGTTGTTTCAACTGACTTTGGTTTCAGTGTGACTTATGGCTTCTGGGCAGTAAACGTCATTGTACCTGCAGACTACAGAGGAGTTACCTGTGGACTCTGTGGTAACTATAATGGTCATACAGAAGATGATTTCATGACTCCTTCAGGTTCTTTGGCACCATCAGCAGATCAGTTTGGAGCAGAATGGAGGGTTGAGGATGAAGTGCAATGCAGTGATGGACCTGTAGATGGTCCATTGTGCCAAGATCAAACCATTGCTCAAAGTCTGTGTGAGATCATCAAGGACAATCAGGGCCCATTTAGCTTCTGCCATGCCGTTGTAGATCCACAAGCATACTTTAATGACTGTTCATTTGACGTGTGCCTCTCTGGAAACAGTAATGATGTCTTGTGCCACTCTTTGGAATCCTATATGAGGGCTTGTCAATCTGCCAATGCTGTTGTCTTCCCCTGGAGAGAAAGTGCATCCTGTG TCATGCAGTGTCAGTTAGAGAACAGTCACTATGAATTGTGTGGCACAGACTGTGGTCATACGTGTGCCAGCAGCGTTGATGCTAGTTGTGAACACACATGTTCAGAGGGTTGTTTCTGTAATGATGGATTTGTGAGGAGCGCAGGACTCTGTGTACCTGTAGAGCAATGCGGCTGCTTGTATGACGGATTCTACTATGAT ATGGGTGAAGAGTTCTGGAATTCAGAATGTTCTCAACGTTGTGAGTGTTTTGGCCCAAATGATCTGCGTTGTTCTGCATCCTCTTGCCCATTGACTATGGAGTGTACAGTAAGAAATGGACATCGTGGCTGCTATGGTGAAATGTCCACATGTTCCGTGTGGGGTGACCCTCACTACATCACCTTTGATGGGGCTGTCGCCCACTTTCAG GGAACATGTTCATATGAAATTGCCCAGACCTGTGGTACTGTTACTGATGAAGATCTGGAGTTCCGTGTGGTGGCCACCAACAGACACCGTGGAAACATGGCAGTGTCATTTGTGTCTGTAGTGCATGTTTGGGTGTCTCACCATGGACAAAAGACGCAAATAACTATTGAACAGACCAAACAAGTCAAA GTTAATGGGAATTACTCTGACTCAGCTTCTCAAGCCCATAATCTGGTAGCGGTATATGAAGAGCAGGGATTTGTGGTTGTGAATGCATTCAACAAACTTCTGGTCCATTTTGATGGCCATAGCACCCTTCTAGTCAGATTAAGCCAAAGTTACCATGGATCCGTATGTGGAATGTGTGGCAATTACAATGGAGACCCAGCAGATGATATCGCATCACCCAACGGAGACCTTGCACCTAATGATAATGACTTTGGCAACAGCTGGATATCAGACACCAGTACACCAGG ATGTGGTGCCAGTGATCGGGCCGCTAATCCGAATGATTGTCCATTTAAAAAGGAGTATTCTGATCTCTGCGCTATTATAACCAACAAAACTGGACCATTCCAGCAATGCCATCTTTATGTTGACCCTGCACCGTACTACTACTCCTGTGTTTATGACCTGTGTCTCTACACACCAGAGAATGGCATGTTGCGTTCATCTGTTCAGGGTTATGAGGCGGCTTGTGTCATCTTGGGCATACAGATCCCAGAGTGGCGCTCTAGTCCATGCTGCA ATGTGGGAGACTGTTGTTCTGAGCTCAATTGTACTGAAGATGAATGGTGTGGAGAGAAGAATGGTGTTTACGGCTGTTTCTGCAATGAGGACCATCCCAGATCTGACTCTTTTG GTACATCTCAAACCTGTGAAAGCAGTACGGGATCTATATCTATATCCCGCTGTCAGCTCTTTGAAGCTGGTTTTTCAGCTCATGACCTGCACCTTAATGATCCCAGATGCAGAGGAATCATCCAGAATGGCCGAGTGGAGTTTAGTTTTGATAACAATGAACACATCTGTGGTACAAATCTTGTGG CCAATGGCACTCATTACATCTATGAGAACTTTATTCTGGGGACATCAGATTCAGCTAAAGGGCTCATTACCAGAGAGAGAAAACTGAAGCTATCTTTCAGCTGCATTTACGCTTTAAGCCAAACACTTTCCATGAATATGGAAATCAATCCACTGGAGag CATTGTTCACAGGACCCTTCCTGCTGGTGAAGGGAGGTATCAGGTTCGAATGATCCCATATCAGGATGTTGGGTTCTCTCAGCCCTTCAATGGTAATGTGAATGTAGAACTCAACCAGCAGATTTTTGTTGAGGTTCGTGTTGATGGGGTTGACAGTCGACAGTTTGCCACAGTGATTGACCGATGTTGGGCTACACCTGTGAATGATCCAGATTACAGTCAGGGCTGGGATCTCATCACTGGAGA GTGTCCTAATACAAATGACGTGACAGTGGAGCTTCTTCAGAATGGTGTCTCGACATCCAGCCGTTTCTCCTTCGGCATGTTTACCTTTACTGCCAACACCACTAAGATTTACCTGCACTGTGGTGTTCATCTTTGTCTTCTGGCCAGCAGTAACTGCTCAGCG CATTGTTATCCTGGATGCCGTCAGAGGGAAGGCAGGTCTCTGGACTTCCATGACAGTGCTTCCATATCCATGGGTCCTCTGGTCTTGTCTGAAAAGATCTCAG ACACATTGGTCTCAATAAAAGGAAGAAAGTCTGGAGCTCGAGGTCTGTGTGGAAGCTTGATAATACTGCTGGTTTCACTTCTGACCGCCTGCAGCATCTTCTAA